A single region of the Psychrobacter alimentarius genome encodes:
- a CDS encoding energy transducer TonB codes for MAYIKDSQSYHFSAQAPKRDLGLPIAIVIAVAIHVGIIFGISFSMGKDPAAMMQDVAKALTDNMQPNEDAHFIANASQEGGGTIEETLRQETDQTSPLSAEQMSETQDVINLQRQVRQQRYQESYLRTTLSWRQATVESDNDSKQAQDDAMAQEERLRKQIATLEAQLSQRQQVYATKSKVVTMDSNSTTRGVAADYINTFREHVERVGNLHYPVQARAQGITGDVRLMVIINNDGNIKAIRLLESSNSTILDEAAKQSVRQAAPFGQFTKDMKNIVELRLIRTYRYSDKVDVTY; via the coding sequence GTGGCCTATATCAAAGATTCACAAAGTTACCATTTTTCTGCTCAAGCGCCCAAGCGTGATTTGGGTTTGCCTATCGCGATTGTGATCGCTGTTGCGATACATGTCGGGATTATCTTTGGTATCAGCTTTTCGATGGGTAAAGATCCCGCTGCAATGATGCAAGACGTCGCAAAAGCCCTCACGGACAACATGCAACCAAATGAAGACGCGCATTTCATTGCCAATGCGTCACAAGAAGGTGGTGGCACAATAGAGGAGACGCTGCGGCAAGAGACTGATCAAACCAGTCCTTTGTCCGCTGAACAAATGAGTGAGACGCAAGACGTCATCAATTTACAGCGGCAAGTTCGTCAGCAGCGCTATCAAGAAAGTTATCTACGCACCACTTTGAGCTGGCGTCAAGCAACGGTTGAGTCTGATAATGATAGCAAACAAGCACAAGACGATGCCATGGCACAAGAAGAGCGGCTACGCAAACAAATAGCTACATTAGAAGCACAGCTCTCCCAGCGTCAGCAAGTCTATGCGACCAAATCAAAAGTCGTGACGATGGATAGCAATTCGACCACGCGCGGTGTCGCAGCAGATTATATCAATACCTTTCGTGAGCATGTTGAGCGTGTTGGTAACTTGCACTATCCAGTACAAGCTCGTGCCCAAGGCATTACAGGTGATGTGCGCTTGATGGTCATCATTAATAACGATGGCAATATTAAAGCCATTCGTCTGCTAGAGAGCTCGAACTCGACAATACTAGACGAAGCGGCAAAACAATCAGTGCGTCAAGCGGCGCCTTTTGGTCAATTTACCAAAGATATGAAAAATATTGTAGAGTTGCGCCTGATACGGACGTATCGCTATAGTGACAAAGTCGATGTCACTTATTAA